One part of the Oceanihabitans sp. IOP_32 genome encodes these proteins:
- a CDS encoding metal ABC transporter solute-binding protein, Zn/Mn family: protein MKKIVFILLIASTIISCKTDKKENGKLNIVTTTTMITDLVKNIGGDYINIEGLMGSGVDPHLYKASEGDVTKLVNADIIFYNGLHLEGKLVDVFEKMKSKSPIALAEEIDKSTLIGSEYFGSNFDPHVWFNIEYYKQFARKVTTVLSEKDPKNANNYIENQNQYLAKLDRLQENIKTTIETLPKEKRILVTAHDAFNYFGKNYGFEVVGLQGLSTATEAGVKDVQRLAAFIIEKNVKAIFVESSVPRRTIEALQAAVNSKGHDVKIGGTLYSDALGNEGTLEGTYIGMFEYNVNTIINALK from the coding sequence ATGAAAAAAATAGTTTTTATACTGCTAATTGCTAGCACTATTATTAGCTGTAAAACTGATAAAAAAGAAAACGGAAAACTTAATATTGTTACCACAACAACCATGATTACCGATTTGGTAAAAAATATTGGTGGCGACTATATCAATATTGAAGGTTTAATGGGTAGTGGCGTCGATCCGCACCTTTATAAAGCGAGCGAAGGCGATGTTACCAAACTTGTAAATGCCGATATTATTTTTTACAACGGTTTACATCTTGAAGGTAAATTAGTTGATGTTTTTGAAAAAATGAAAAGCAAATCACCCATTGCTTTAGCTGAAGAGATTGATAAAAGCACCTTAATAGGTTCTGAATATTTTGGGTCGAATTTCGATCCACACGTATGGTTTAATATTGAATATTATAAGCAGTTTGCCAGGAAGGTAACAACAGTGCTATCAGAAAAAGATCCAAAAAACGCCAATAATTATATTGAAAACCAAAACCAATATCTAGCAAAATTAGATAGGCTACAAGAAAACATTAAAACGACTATTGAAACGCTTCCAAAGGAAAAAAGAATATTAGTGACAGCACATGATGCCTTTAATTATTTTGGGAAAAATTACGGTTTCGAAGTGGTTGGTTTACAAGGTTTATCGACTGCCACTGAAGCTGGTGTAAAGGATGTTCAAAGATTAGCGGCATTCATTATCGAAAAAAACGTAAAAGCTATTTTTGTAGAAAGCTCGGTGCCAAGGCGCACAATAGAAGCCCTACAAGCCGCAGTAAACTCCAAAGGCCATGACGTAAAAATTGGAGGCACCTTATATTCTGATGCTTTAGGAAACGAAGGTACTTTAGAAGGCACCTATATTGGTATGTTCGAGTATAATGTGAATACGATTATAAACGCTTTAAAGTAA
- a CDS encoding metal ABC transporter ATP-binding protein, with protein sequence MKQKTAIKVDDLTVAYNYKPVLWDIDLEIPEGVLMAIVGPNGAGKSTLIKAILGILKPIAGSVSIFGKPYEKQRHLVAYVPQKGSVDWDFPTTALDVVMMGTYGSLGWIKRPKEKEKKAALEALEKVGMLAFKNRQISQLSGGQQQRIFLARALVQNASIYFMDEPFQGVDATTEIAIINILKELRKAGKTVIVVHHDLQTVPEYFDWVTFLNVKKIATGPIKDIFNDDNLTKTYGINYKVSVQE encoded by the coding sequence ATGAAACAAAAAACAGCAATAAAAGTAGACGATCTAACCGTGGCTTACAATTACAAACCCGTACTTTGGGATATCGATTTAGAAATCCCAGAAGGTGTACTTATGGCTATTGTAGGACCAAACGGCGCGGGAAAATCTACGCTTATAAAAGCAATTTTGGGTATTTTAAAACCCATTGCCGGAAGTGTTAGTATTTTCGGAAAACCTTATGAAAAGCAACGCCATCTCGTCGCTTATGTACCACAAAAAGGAAGTGTAGATTGGGATTTCCCAACCACAGCACTAGATGTTGTGATGATGGGAACTTACGGCAGTTTAGGTTGGATAAAACGGCCCAAGGAAAAAGAAAAAAAGGCAGCACTCGAAGCTTTAGAAAAAGTAGGGATGCTGGCTTTTAAAAATAGGCAGATAAGTCAGCTTTCTGGCGGACAACAACAGCGCATATTCTTGGCAAGAGCCCTAGTACAAAACGCCTCTATTTATTTTATGGACGAGCCGTTTCAAGGTGTAGATGCCACAACAGAAATAGCTATTATCAACATTTTAAAGGAATTACGAAAAGCTGGAAAAACCGTTATTGTCGTGCATCACGATTTACAAACTGTTCCAGAATATTTTGATTGGGTTACCTTTTTAAATGTAAAAAAAATTGCCACAGGTCCTATTAAAGATATTTTTAACGACGATAATTTAACCAAAACCTATGGTATTAATTATAAAGTAAGTGTTCAGGAGTAA